The Camelina sativa cultivar DH55 chromosome 16, Cs, whole genome shotgun sequence sequence CGGACACTAGAGCCAATAGTGTTACTCATGTACATTAGAATCAGTTAGGTTAGTATCAAATTGTCATCTAGAAAGTAAAATTCACCTGGTATACATAGCCACAGAGTATTGCCGAGGCCAGTAATAGTATTGCACGGATATTACTGGCATTCAAAGATGTCCAAACAATACCAGCAACACCAAGCACAAGCGATGTAATTGCAGCGGCTAAGGTTCCTGCCCGGCTTTTCCAAGTAAAACCCACAAAGCAAATTTATTAGGAGGGAACTGAGAAACAATAAACTTCAAGGTTGCAAACTCTATCCTTTTGATACTTTACCTTCCAAGCAAATTCACTACTGATTCCTTTTTGTTCTTATCAGCTCCGgtatcaaaatcataaacatcATTGCTGCCATTAAACCATGTTTCAGAAAGCGTAAATACATGTAAGAGTTAGCTAATACATTCAACGAAAATGTTAAAAGGATATCAATCAATCACCTTAGGTTGAGCCAAtttatgataagaattgatgagAGCATAAGTGTAGCATAACGTCTAGCTAGAAAAAAACCCGTCTCTAGATAAGCCGCTGAAGCGCCAACCTAGGCCATTTGAACAGTGAATATACTATAGCATTCAAAAGGCAATGGAGAACATAGAAAAGGTTTCATCTTGAGGAAACATACCGTAAGAGGAACTAAAGCGACAGAGTAAATGGGTAGTTTGATTGCTCTCCATATCAATTTTGCTTTGGGGATTTCCTCTTCTTGATACACTTTTGCTGCATCCCCATAACTAAAGATTGGTCCAACTCTAAGGTTTCTTATTCTTTTAGCATTCAGATTCTCCCGTGAATTTAACTCCAACAACGGTAATCTTGTGATTCCATATCCTCTGCTGGGAAGCTAAGCTAAGTAATTTTAGTGAAAGCTCAAAGTAAATTATAgtcaaagaacaaaactttggGTGTTACCTTGTGAACATCGGTTTCACAAACAAATCAGTTGACTTTTTAGGCACAAACCCATGAGTTATGTCACAGAGAGAAACCAAATTCATCATTTTCAGTTCTctgcaaaaacaagaagaaacccttttttttttttcaattaacaGAGCAAGATACACTAGAGCAAAGCAgaagaaatataaaaagtttGGGAATTTACCTTTCTAACACGAACCTTTCGACGAATACGTAATCATAACACTTCTTTTTATCGGAAACAGATTTGAACTTGGCTCGTCTGCAACGCAAACGCCATGAACCCACCCCAACTAATCTCGAAGCTCGATTTATGCGAAGATGCAAGCAAAATGGAGTGAACTGAATCAAGAATCAGAGGATATGTGAAGGAATCTATGCAATGCAAATGCAGAGGAAGTGTTTGGATTTGTTGTTTATACAGACAAAAATTTGAATGTTGGGTTTGGAGGAAGAGacatgatgatgaatgatcaaGTGGATGGATATAAACGCAAGCTCTCGTTGGAAGATAAAATCACGTGAGGTTCACGTGTCTTTGacaaaattttaattcttaGTAGAGAGTATGGGCCTTGAAGGCCCAAAATAGTATGAGGTTTGATTtgtacaaaatacaaaatataaagcAAACTATATATGCAGTCATACAAATAAACAATGTTgacaaatatttacaatataatGCATTTCCATAttgatatttataattaaatatttttaataatttttaaatttcataaatataaatgatttaatattatgtaaaataatttattttaaaatatttaattataaatatttgatttgtatTATTTGATCTGCTTTCATaattaaacacaaatattttggACACATATGCACAGTCAGTCCTCTGTGTGATAGATGTTCATGGAATCCAGCTCTTGTTAGATATTTCATTGATGAATTATACTTCTGTCACTGAAATTAAATTACATTTGCTTACATgcaataattatcaaaattcttttataaattgatactcattttaaaatatttttaaaatttttaaaatttttaacattGCATAAATATAAAGTGACATAtttccaaatattttatttagaatttacattttatcatataaatatctGATTAgctttcaaaatccaaacatATAATTTGGACACCTAGATCCGTTTGAATTCCACTTAATCCACATTTATTCTgcttgattaaaatatttatccaAATCCACTTAATCCACATTTATTCTGCTTGATTCGTTTAATAAGCTACAATTGATCTACTTTCTCCTCCATTCACagccattttttattttatttttccccaAGTGAAAGTTTGGACTTTGGACCAAACTTGTAcaataaattagttaattttgaACGATATAGTTGTATGTGAGGTATTAAGATTTCATATTTCTAAGTTAACTCATTTATACTGCTAGATGAACACATCCTATTGTCTattacttatataaaataatattatctagAGTTGAAAGTAATTATAgtctaaatttaaattatatcactacaagtctacaacgaAAACGTTTGCAATAATATGCAAGTATGATTTAACCAATAAttcattttatgttttggtatatttactttcacaaaaaataattatgacttttaatttttatgtatgaGTGTTATATTTTGGTTAGCCTCGGCTTTACTGATCTTGCTTGGAAAAGAAGTTTcggatgaagaaaataaatagaaagaaatcagCGAACACATGTTTGATTAATGAGTCTAAATCAATAACTTTGATATATTGCACGTGAACTCAAATAGTAACTCTTGTTCAAAACGGCTGCCTTAATACTAAATAGCAGAATCATGTTATACAGGTTTAATGGCAAAAGTAAAGATCCTCAAGCAAATTTTTCATGTTgagctcatcatcatcaatatcatcatcatatacaaaatatgtCCATGTTTCTCCATCATCAACTTTCCAAGAGTATTAGGACAACTCAGGAGAAGAAGACCTGAACGCTTGATGTTTTCAAAGACTGGCAAACAGGACAAACACCAGTAAACACATCACAGTCTTTACACAAACTCAAGTGTCTACACGGCACGAGCAAGACCGAAATCTCTTTTATGTTACAAGATTTGCATCTCATCCCAGCACTTGGCATCCCCGGGATGTTCAAGTAGTTGTATGAGGCTGCCTCGTCATCAATTTCACTATCCCCAAACCCTTCTTTCATTTGATGATGATCAGCTATTACTCTTACTGCATTGTTGTCGTTTCCATGTGACATCACTTCTTGCAAATTTACCTTTAAGGCATTAACCATAGATTCATTGTACTTTGCTTTGTAATGCCAGTTCTGAGCTTCCACTGCCACTTGTTTTATCTTATCCACGAGTTCCcggtttttcttgtttatgctttcaATCTCCTGGTGTTTCTCTTGAAGCTTCTTGCTCACATCCTTTTCTAAGGCTGTGACAAATGACTTTACATGTCTCTGTTTTATATCTCTCACACCTTTAACCATTTGATCTGCCTGTTCCAAGAAAGAGTACaatctcaagtctcaacaaCATTGGGTATACAAGCAAAATCATAAAGCTTTGCAGATCAAATTAGTACCTGGAATTTAATAAACTGATCAAGCTCGTCTTTCTGTCTATCGAGGTCCACTCTGATATTGTCACCAAGTGACTGAAAGACTGGATTTGTGATGCTTCCATTAGCCGAAGTTACAGAAGAGTTTAGCTCATCGTCGTCGTACGATAGTCTCAGACCAGTTGACACTAAGTTCTGCTTTGGGACTTCATCTTGAACAATAATACTATTGTTGTTGTAGTTATGGTTCAAGGAGATCTGCAGCTTCTGCTGTCTCTGGATATTATTATCGTTGAATTCGGTTTCCCTTCCACGTTTGCTAATATGCCGAATCATCGGAGCAAGGTTATCATTAGCAAAATAGTTAACAGGATCAATAGTACAACCAGCTCTCACTGCAAccacatacaaaagaaaaataatgctTTTATCTCCGTAAAGTTCTAAACAACATTTGAAccaaaagatgaacaaaaatcacaaaacttACTCGTCCCGAGCAAGTGAAGCTGATTCAACGATGTGTTAGTCTGGTACTGAAACTGGCTATCGTTTATTAGAACCTGCGGCACAGGGTTCTCATTGTTTCCTCCCAACATCTTCTTTAGTTTATGTGTAAATAAATAGTGTAAAGTATTCAACTTTCAGTAAGAAACCTGCAGATAAATGAAACTAATGACCTGAAAGCTATGAAGAGCCGAGACAAAGCTGTCCTAAGCAATACATATAACAATCCAACTAGAGACAAAGTTGAGAAAGTGAGATGTTTTGAGGAAACTATGGTTCTGAGTAGCCAATAGGAGTTGAGTTGGTAACGCTAGGGATTTGAGTTGGTACTCCCTAAATAGTCAACCAAGTCTAAAGAGATAAATCCTAGAGGATAGAGTTTACATATTTGATGAAGATTCTATGATCTTTTTGTCTATTAATTGGAGATAAAAATGAGTTACGAATCAGATTGGTTGATCTGATCATGGTCAAAGATTCAATTCATCTGAATATTTAAGTAACTTCCAGAAACAGGCAAAATCTCTGAAACAAGGAAACCACATATCAAACTTCAAAGACATATATCCAAAAGGATCTTGTAAGAACAAGAAAGCTGTTGTAAGAGAGAAGCTTAAAAGAACATACGTTGTTTACCTCTTCTTTAAAGATTGCCCATCAAAAAAAGTAATCCGATTTACAAAttgtcaaaataaataaatcaaaccctAGCTTTACTTCAGATCctacaaacacacacaagaaagaaaagaaaaaaattcttcaacttcctcatcatcatcaagataaaaaaataaagtcatcggaattaaaaaaaaaacctgtatAATCGAAGAGAAGCTAGCCAATCAATCAATATAAAGATTCATAATcttaagagaaagaagaagaagaagatgggtttgTTTGAATTTGTGAAACgcagagaaacaaaaaacatccaagaatttaatttttaaaggctaaaaaactttaatttaatggaagaagaaagaataaaagaagaatagaaactgatgagagaaagaaagaaagaaaaaaaaaaataaacgaatgATGCTGAGAATTTgagaaagcagagaaagagagagaggacagGACACAGTGGTGCTGGAGTGGGAGAAGTTGGATGGCCATAtcgaaattaaaacaaacaaatataaatcttGAAATTAATAcccaatataattttatttttttattaccatttatatttatactctacttttctgattttttttctccttttatatatgtaaataattcattactattttaaattaaatttgatcacaaaaaaaaaattcaaattctgcctgtatatatatcaaattcgtttagtttttagtttcttattattTGAGTTCAGTGTTTGTTTGTAGAAGTGGTCTATTTAAATTtgcatattttttatattaaatatcatTGTTAGATCATCGCAACGATCGAGAGCAATGTACCGACTACCGAGCAAAGTTCTCATATTCAGTTTACCAGTGTCAAATTACACGTCTAACTTTGATTATCTTTTTTAATAGAGACGATCatttataaccaaataaatataaatctttGAATTAATAcccaatataattttattttttattaccatttatatttatactctactttctgattttttttctccttttatatatttgactaattcattactattttaaattaaatttgatcacaaacaaaacaaaaaaaaaatcaaattctgcctgtacatatatatatatatatatatatatgatatatcaaattcgtttagttttagtttcttattattTGAGTTTAGTGTTTGTTTGTAGAAGTGGTCtatttaaatttgcatagttttCTTATGTTAAATATCATTGGTTAGAACATCGCAACGATCGAGACCAAAGTACCGAACAAACCATGATTATCTTTTACCGAACAAAGTTCTCATATTCAGTTTATCAGTGTCAAATTACACGTCTAACTTTGATTATCTTTTTCAATAGAGACGATAATTAATAAGAAGATTAAATAATACAAGGTAAcagattaattacttaaatatataaattaaaataaattaaattttacgaTAACATTTAACGAAAGaatcttaaaataaattaaattttacgaTAACATTTAAcgattttacataaataacatttatcaataaaagaacatcatttcatattttagaaaacaaataaattagaCATATGATTTAGGGACCATTAGTTATAAAGAAATTTGATGACGACAACGTGTTGAAGTTTCACAACCACGGTGGTAAGGATTAGCCGGAATTTTGATACATTCCTTAGGGTTTTTAAAGCCGCATGCAGGAATTCTATCTTTTCCTATAGCTCCATATCCcaaatgttttcttttcattcctTCGCCGCATTCGCTGAACATTGATAACACAATCATTATCAAAACAATGATGAAAGATGTAAGATTCTTTTTGTGCGCAGCCATTctttcttgaaaagaaaaaatatatttttaaaaaatcttctttatctttttcttgttgtttttgttgttgtgttatatatttattgattatttgtTAATCTGTGTTTCTTTGATTTATAGCAAGAGAGATGATTCTAAATAAAGACAGACAGTGCATAATGCATGAACAGAAAGTGGTTATTTGGCTATTTATATGTTATGTACAGTTTTCAATCGTCTTTCATTAGCagaattcttaaaaatataaagactATATTTGTATTTCATGACAACAAATTAACCGTTTACTAAATTAAGAGTCTCCACATCTAAATAAGTTTtacattaatattattttgttgtatcaaatataaatttatttccAAAGTTTACTAAACCAATATACTATCTAACatagtaatttgttttaatatcaTTTCCCATCCTAAGTTAATGTCAATAATATTgcatattattaatttcaaccCATTCAAATTAACTTTGGCGTGAATGTTACTATTCTGTAGTAGATTCTAATGTGTTCATCGTAAGATAAACTATTATTACTCGTACCTAGAAGGGTAGTTGCTAATAGcatagatatttttaatttatctctGAAAATTAAAGCAAAGTattaacaatttttcttttaaaacagtACAAGAAAATGTTCAGCTACAGAGAAAAGGTAACAAATCTCATTCATCCGTTCttattgatcatcatcatcatcatcttcatcctttCAAATTCCTCAACAAAATGCATCAAGTCTTACAATTTTCAGTCAATATAAGCTTACGTCCAGGACTCTAGTGCTTCAATGTTAGTTTGTAGATTAATTTAACCATTCAAATTTGGAtatttaaagttaaatattatatagacaTCATAACAATAGGTGAGatgggtttttaaaaagttttagaaagTGATTGATTAACTTCTAATAACAATATGGTATTTTACAGATTAAATATCTacacatatgcatatatattaacttttgttAATTGCTAGACctcaataaaagaataaaatgtgattttgaaAAGTAGgtatatttatgttataaaagTGTTATGCTCTCATCTTTCATTTATAACCCAATAAATATTGAATATGTTCAAACTGAACAAGTAGCACCAGTGGTCTAGTGGTAGAATAGTACCCTGCCACTGTACAGACCCGGGTTTTCCCGGCTGATGCATTCGAGCTGTGAAGAAATTGGCAAGCGTTGGTTGGGTCCTTCGCATTCTTCTGACTTATCAGATGCAATATGGCCTCGATTCTGAGCTCTCTTTTTCATTTCACCCATTTTAGTTAGGTTTCTAATTAGCCAATATCCGATTCTTGTTATGCAAgacaatatatctatatatatatatatatattgagttgTTCATTTTTGCTAATGCCAATTAGTAACAGCTTGTGAGACGTGGTGGCTTTGGGGGACTATAAAAGTTTGCTTTACTTAAGAACCCTCCTCGGCTCACAGATTAATCCCTCGAATCAATCAGAATGGCGTCAATTAAAACCTTTTANatgacccccccccccccagagatacttcaaaaatcaaaaacaatggACAAGGCACAACAACTAGCCTCAAATGCTCATATGATCCTCCCTCGGCAAGCTTTGAACTGTATCGGACCATCTCCCAGGCGAATGATCGCTGCTGTTATATGAAAACAGTGCTGCTTCGGCCCTCGCATCCTTCACCATCTTCAACACCACTCTCATCACTGGACGGTTTTCAGGCTGAACAGCCACACAAGCTGTCGCTATGCTCAAAAGCGCCTGAAGTTTCTCCTCAGAAGCATTCAGCTCCTCACTTAATTCAGTCTCTTCCTCTCTCACCGCGCGCACCCATGCGGAGATATCAGACTCGTATTTATTCACAAGGTCCTTGAATGAAGTTCTACCTGTTAGAAGCTCAAGAAGGAGTACTCCAAAGCTATAGACATCAGCGTGTTGTGTCGAGGCTCTGCGTAAGTCTCTGCACTCAGGAGCTTTGTAAAAGAGAGAGGCTGCACTTGTGTCTTCAACTGAGTCAGAGTCCTGCAGATCAATAAGACCATAATCCGTTAGGCAGGACTCAAAGTCCGGACCTAACAAAACGTTCGATGATTTCAAGTTCCCATGTGTTAAGCCAGGATTCTGATGAATGTAGACCAAACCCATGGCCAAGTCCTCTGCTATTTTCAGACATGATGTCCAGTGAAGAGGCTTCCCACTCGCAGAAGCCTTACTTCCTACAAACAAGACACACATTAAAAACACATTAAAGCTtgagagaaccaaacacaaTGGGTGTGTGTGTTGCAATACATACCAtggataagagagaagagacttCCATTAGGGAAGTAATCGTAAACGAGCAAACACTCTTCTTTAGCTTGGAAATAAGCTCTGAGAGGAACTAGATTAGGGTGCTTGAGCCTACCAAGGATCTCAATATGTCTTATGAATTCCTCCATTCGAGTAAACCCTGAATCCTTGAGCCTCTTAACAGTAATGATGAAACCAGACTCCATCACCGCCTTGTAAGTGCTCCCTAACGTTCCTCTTCCCAACGTTTCCGCTGAAGCTTTAAGTAGATCATCCATGGTGTATCTAACAACCGTGATATCTCTCCCCAAGAAAACAAGAGTTCCCACTGATCCTTCTTCGCTTGCTCTTTCCCATGAGAACGTTTTGTTGTTATTCTGGTCACTGGTGCCTTCCTCTGTTTCCACCGCCACTGCTCCTTCTGACCCTACCACAGATTTgcttctcctctcttctctcttggaTTTGACTCGCTTCTGTTTCTGTAGCTGACATACGAGAAGCAATGTGAGCAGAAGAAGTATCACAATTCCACCACTGATGCTTCCAGCAATGATTCCAATAAGATTTGCTCTGTTTCGCCTTTTGGCTATAGGGATCGCTGGTTTTGCGGACGGAGTTGAAGTGATTCCTGTGGTGTCATTACATAAGTTTTGAACCTGATCACCACAGAGAGCAATGTTACCAGTAAAAGACGAGTCATTGAACTGAATCAGAGCTTCTGTTGGTGGGATATGGCCAGAGAGCTGGTTGTTGGAGACATTGAAGAATCTGAGAGTTGTTTGGTTGAAAGGAGGAATGTAACCGGAGAAAAGATTGTCTTGAACGTAAAACGTGTAAAGGCGGGAAAGACGGAGCAACGAGGTAGGAATCTTGCCGGAAAACCGGTTTCCGGAAAGAACAATGGTTTTCAAACGGTGTAGAGACGTCAGCGAGTGAGGGAACTCGCCGGAGAAGTTGTTATCGTTGAGATAAAGCGATTTGAGGTTGATCAACCCGGAGAAGTTAAGGAACGAGGCAGAGAGATAGTTGCCTTTGAAACTAAAAACTCTAAGTTGGTCCAACTTGTTCAAGCTCTTGTAGTTGAGTGAGCCAGTGAGGTTCAGATTCTCAAGAACAAGCTTTGAGACTCTTCCATTTATGCATTTCTTAACACCTTCCCAGTTGTTGCAAGAATCTGTTCCTCTCCTCCATGGAATCGAGTTTGAAGGATCAATGGATGATTTCAAACTCAGTAGAGCTTCGAGGTCGCTTGATCTCACCGGAGAAATCGAGTAGACAgcaaacaacaagaagaacatatagaaagaagaagagatcatgaTGGAATCAAGAGTTTTACAAAGTCATGATAGGATCAGTTGTAATGGCATCGATGAAAGAAGCTCGATCACGGACATGACAGCAAAGATGTCACGTGAAGCCAATGCTTCTTCTTACTTACTACTTTAAGAGCAGTGGGAGAAGTTAATCAAATCTCACTTGTATCCCTTATAaatgcatttatatatatttattttgtgtcCATATTTGCACACACACTTCCACTGTTTTGCACACATGTATATCAATAATTGTTTATGGTGGAGACTGGAGAGAACAAGAGTACAATAAGggaagaaaatattaaagtttttgtctttttcactCCAGTCTTTCAACTTTCTCAAGATTCAGGCAGACAAATGCTGAGTGCTGCTGACTAGGGGAGAGAAAATGACAGAACATTTGGAGGGAAGTGCCAAGATCAATGATGCTATAATGCGTACTGGagcataataataatttaagcaaaatgtatatttgttgtatatatgtttCAAGTCACGTTTACCATTATACCAACCTCCCTTGTTGTATTGTATCAAGTTTAGACTATAACATCTTGGTTCTGTAACAGAAGGTATCAATGAAAAGTTCAAGAGATGGCAAGGTGAACCACAATGGACCATAACCTTGTCCTTGTAAGTGGAAGAGAGATTCCAAGGACAAACGATAACAAGTCGTAGACATATAATAAATgaacaaaccagaaaaacaattgtataacccaatatatcaaaataataatctGTAACAAAGTAccagattttgttttgtagacaGAACTTTAAGCTAAGAAAGAACATAATCAACTCAGGCCTATCATATTGCTGTAAATACAACGGTTTTNTAGATGGTATAAATAAGTTCAAGAGATGGCAAGGTGAAGCACAATGGACCATAACCTAGTACGTGGAAGTGAGATTCCAAGGACAAACGATAGCAAGTCGTagacaaataaataaacaaaacagaaacacaaCAATTGTATAACtcaatatatcaaaataatattcagTAGCACCAGGTTTGTAGACAAAACTTTAAGCTAAGAGAGAACATAATCAACTCAAAACACTCACTCCTCATCCAGTCATCCTATCTTTCTTCATCTATCCATCGATTCCAAGTGAAAAGGATTAATTTTTCAGGCCTATCATATTGCTGTAAATACTACAGTTTCAATCCGTAGTTTGACGCcttttctttctagattttTGTGTTGCAGCTTCGTGTTCTCCTTGTTTGGTCAATGAACTCTGGAtgttcatatgaaaaaaaaggaatcaataAGGTTTTTTGAAGACCTACCATGGTCAGAAGGTTACAGTAATGAGCAGGCTACTTTTACCTTCTCCTGTTTCTCTGATCTCTTCTGCTGTCTACGTGACTTACTGTTTCCTTCTATCTGTTTCTCCTACATTAACGATTTTTGCAACAATTCGGTTAGGACTCAGCGGAAGAATACAAAGCACTAGTTTGCATTAGCTagaattcaaaaagaaaacctGTGATGGCATCTCTGGATCTTCAACTT is a genomic window containing:
- the LOC109129718 gene encoding protein RALF-like 7 gives rise to the protein MAAHKKNLTSFIIVLIMIVLSMFSECGEGMKRKHLGYGAIGKDRIPACGFKNPKECIKIPANPYHRGCETSTRCRHQISL
- the LOC104752729 gene encoding inactive leucine-rich repeat receptor-like serine/threonine-protein kinase At1g60630 — its product is MISSSFYMFFLLFAVYSISPVRSSDLEALLSLKSSIDPSNSIPWRRGTDSCNNWEGVKKCINGRVSKLVLENLNLTGSLNYKSLNKLDQLRVFSFKGNYLSASFLNFSGLINLKSLYLNDNNFSGEFPHSLTSLHRLKTIVLSGNRFSGKIPTSLLRLSRLYTFYVQDNLFSGYIPPFNQTTLRFFNVSNNQLSGHIPPTEALIQFNDSSFTGNIALCGDQVQNLCNDTTGITSTPSAKPAIPIAKRRNRANLIGIIAGSISGGIVILLLLTLLLVCQLQKQKRVKSKREERRSKSVVGSEGAVAVETEEGTSDQNNNKTFSWERASEEGSVGTLVFLGRDITVVRYTMDDLLKASAETLGRGTLGSTYKAVMESGFIITVKRLKDSGFTRMEEFIRHIEILGRLKHPNLVPLRAYFQAKEECLLVYDYFPNGSLFSLIHGSKASASGKPLHWTSCLKIAEDLAMGLVYIHQNPGLTHGNLKSSNVLLGPDFESCLTDYGLIDLQDSDSVEDTSAASLFYKAPECRDLRRASTQHADVYSFGVLLLELLTGRTSFKDLVNKYESDISAWVRAVREEETELSEELNASEEKLQALLSIATACVAVQPENRPVMRVVLKMVKDARAEAALFSYNSSDHSPGRWSDTVQSLPREDHMSI
- the LOC104752728 gene encoding probable BOI-related E3 ubiquitin-protein ligase 3; its protein translation is MLGGNNENPVPQVLINDSQFQYQTNTSLNQLHLLGTMRAGCTIDPVNYFANDNLAPMIRHISKRGRETEFNDNNIQRQQKLQISLNHNYNNNSIIVQDEVPKQNLVSTGLRLSYDDDELNSSVTSANGSITNPVFQSLGDNIRVDLDRQKDELDQFIKFQADQMVKGVRDIKQRHVKSFVTALEKDVSKKLQEKHQEIESINKKNRELVDKIKQVAVEAQNWHYKAKYNESMVNALKVNLQEVMSHGNDNNAVRVIADHHQMKEGFGDSEIDDEAASYNYLNIPGMPSAGMRCKSCNIKEISVLLVPCRHLSLCKDCDVFTGVCPVCQSLKTSSVQVFFS